In Leptodactylus fuscus isolate aLepFus1 chromosome 2, aLepFus1.hap2, whole genome shotgun sequence, one genomic interval encodes:
- the SMG8 gene encoding nonsense-mediated mRNA decay factor SMG8, giving the protein MKMSAGGPSLLRELLSSEPSWKEDEVCVVGVFGKTALLQGGWDKCCLVNSVCDRHVFPLFQQLPEQARDRSVFQTYYEQESRVLYVVLTGISDTGQLASACEELGRGVSHAEAHEWWKDEEKLHCMHVLYLFSVCHLLLLLHPTCCFDIAYEKLFRALDSVRQKLLPSLKPALKECPVGLEWKLNARPCPPRLLFVFQLNGALRGVEPSRGAGQAATEKPKKHSPKRRLQHALEDQIYRIFRKSRVLTNQSINCLFTVPANQAFVYIVAEQDDDPVGMLLDNLRQNCTVRDTEPSIGMPGPRRYQMMRHSRQHLSFTAESNSGLSGQLVDCTLREFLFQHVELVLTKKGFDDSVGRNPQPSHFELPTYQKWANVALKLYEVIIENKDDDPPAFPGGYPPKLLANMKVLEGYLDADTKFSENRCQKALPMAHSAYQSNLPHNYTTTVHKNQLAQALRVYSQHARGPAFQKYAIHLNEDCYKFWSSGHQLCEERSLTDQHCVHKFHLLPKAGEKIEPDRNPPILYHNSRARSTGNCNCGRKQAPREDPFDIKSANYDFYQMLEEKCCVKLEHINFPVFEPSTPDPAPAQNEAPSPYQEGEVEGEKLKDKEPQTQGESTSLSLALSLGQSTDSLGTYPADPQAGGDNVDAPGHGTEEKGEKRPSLVDRQASTVEYLPGMMHSNCLKGLLPKFSSWSLVKLGPAKSYNFHTGLDQLGFIPGTNYLMPWDIVIRTKPEDEGDLDTNSWPAPNKCVPGKRSGAVTGRGRRRDDIARAFVGFEYEDSRGRRFMCSGPDKIMKVLGNGPKESAVKALNTDMPLYMLSPSQGRGLKPHYAQLMRLFVVVPDAPLQIIMTPQVQPGPPPCPIFYPEKQEIILPADGLWVLRFPYSYVMERGPCYPPKENQQLISYKVMRGILKTVTL; this is encoded by the exons ATGAAGATGTCAGCGGGCGGCCCTTCGCTACTGCGGGAACTGCTGAGCTCAGAGCCGTCTTGGAAGGAGGATGAGGTGTGCGTGGTAGGGGTCTTCGGgaagacggctctgctacaaggGGGCTGGGACAAATGCTGCCTGGTGAACTCCGTGTGTGACCGGCATGTCTTCCCCCTATTCCAGCAGCTTCCAGAGCAGGCCCGAGATCGGAGTGTGTTCCAGACTTACTACGAGCAGGAGTCTCGGGTGTTGTATGTGGTGCTGACTGGCATCAGTGACACGGGGCAGCTGGCAAGTGCGTGCGAGGAGTTGGGGCGGGGGGTGTCCCATGCAGAGGCACATGAGTGGTGGAAAGATGAAGAGAAGCTGCACTGCATGCATGTGCTTTACCTGTTCTCTGTGTGCCACCTGCTGCTGCTCCTGCACCCCACCTGCTGCTTTGACATTGCCTATGAGAAACTCTTCAGGGCGCTGGACAGTGTGCGCCAGAAACTTCTGCCTTCGCTCAAGCCGGCACTTAAGGAGTGCCCCGTTGGGCTGGAGTGGAAACTTAATGCCCGGCCTTGTCCACCACGGCTGCTGTTTGTCTTTCAGTTGAATGGAGCCCTTCGGGGAGTGGAGCCTAGTCGGGGAGCTGGTCAGGCGGCCACGGAGAAACCCAAGAAGCATTCACCTAAGAGAAGGCTGCAGCATGCGCTGGAGGACCAGATCTACCGTATTTTCCGAAAGAGCCGTGTTCTTACCAACCAGAGCATCAATTGCTTGTTTACTGTGCCCGCCAATCAGGCCTTTGTGTACATTGTGGCTGAACAGGACGACGACCCAGTAGGTATGCTGCTGGATAACCTACGACAAAATTGCACTGTAAGGGACACAGAGCCCAGCATAGGCATGCCTGGACCCCGGCGCTACCAAATGATGAGGCACAGTCGACAGCATCTGTCCTTCACAGCAGAAAGCAACTCTGGGCTTTCTGGGCAGCTAGTGGACTGCACCTTGCGTGAATTTCTCTTCCAGCATGTGGAGCTGGTTCTGACAAAAAAGGGCTTTGATGACAGTGTGGGCAGAAACCCGCAGCCCTCCCACTTTGAGTTACCCACTTATCAGAAGTGGGCTAATGTGGCTCTGAAGCTGTATGAGGTAATCATAGAGAATAAAGATGATGACCCTCCAGCCTTCCCAGGGGGCTATCCCCCAAAACTGTTGGCAAATATGAAAGTATTAGAAGGCTATTTGGATGCAGATACAAAATTTTCAGAAAATAGATGTCAGAAAGCACTCCCAATGGCACACAGTGCATACCAGTCCAACTTGCCCCATAACTATACCACAACAGTCCATAAAAACCAATTGGCACAAGCACTTAGGGTATACAGCCAGCATGCCCGTGGGCCAGCGTTCCAGAAATACGCGATACATCTCAATGAAGATTGCTACAAATTCTGGAGCAGTGGACACCAACTTTGTGAGGAGAGGAGCCTGACAGATCAGCACTGTGTACACAAGTTCCACTTACTTCCAAAAGCAG GTGAAAAAATTGAACCAGATAGAAATCCACCTATTCTGTACCATAACAGCCGTGCAAGGTCCACTGGAAACTGTAACTGTGGGAGAAAGCAGGCGCCTCGGGAGGACCCATTTGACATCAAGAGCGCAAATTATGACTTCTACCAG ATGCTTGAAGAGAAATGCTGTGTAAAGCTGGAACACATTAATTTTCCAGTATTTGAACCAAGCACACCAGATCCTGCTCCTGCCCAGAATGAGGCACCTTCTCCTTATCAAGAAGGAGAAGTGGAAGGGGAGAAGTTGAAAGATAAGGAACCTCAAACACAGGGTGAAAGTACCAGTCTGAGCCTTGCTCTTAGTCTAGGCCAGTCCACTGATAGCCTTGGAACATACCCAGCTGACCCCCAAGCCGGAGGAGATAATGTTGATGCTCCAGGACATGGTACAGAGGAAAAAGGTGAAAAAAGGCCCAGTTTAGTGGATCGTCAAGCATCGACTGTCGAATACCTTCCTGGTATGATGCATTCAAACTGTCTAAAGGGCCTTCTTCCTAAATTTTCAAGCTGGTCACTGGTAAAACTTGGCCCTGCTAAATCTTACAATTTTCACACGGGGTTAGATCAACTTGGATTTATCCCTGGGACCAATTATCTGATGCCGTGGGACATTGTCATCCGCACGAAACCAGAAGATGAAGGAGATCTAGATACCAATTCTTGGCCAGCTCCAAATAAGTGTGTTCCTGGCAAAAGAAGTGGAGCAGTAACTGGAAGAGGTCGTAGAAGGGATGATATTGCAAGAGCATTTGTTGGTTTTGAATATGAGGATTCACGAGGGCGCAGGTTTATGTGCTCAGGTCCAGATAAAATAATGAAAGTTCTAGGCAACGGACCTAAGGAATCGGCAGTTAAAGCTCTCAACACTGACATGCCTCTGTACATGCTGTCACCGTCTCAAGGGCGAGGGCTTAAACCTCATTATGCTCAGCTTATGAGGCTGTTCGTTGTGGTTCCTGATGCTCCTTTACAgattataatgacccctcag GTGCAGCCAGGACCACCTCCATGTCCTATTTTTTATCCTGAAAAACAGGAAATAATTCTGCCAGCTGATGGACTATGGGTTTTAAGATTTCCTTACTCATATGTGATGGAACGAGGACCATGTTACCCTCCAAAAGAAAATCAACAGTTGATCAGCTACAAAGTTATGAGAGGAATACTAAAGACGGTCACGCTATAG